The following are encoded in a window of Congzhengia minquanensis genomic DNA:
- a CDS encoding alpha-D-ribose 1-methylphosphonate 5-phosphate C-P-lyase PhnJ yields MEKMTDKNDYNFAFLDEGSKREIRRSILHAIAIPGYQVPFGSRELPIGRGWGTGGIQLTMSLIGPNDTLKVIDQGNDDSVNAVSIKRLIGATTGVKTTTDSAEANIIQSRHRIPEEPLREDQVLVLQVPTPEPLRSVDAHEAVTRQLHADAEYTGIWVNLFEQLLMRGSAFRGADHPVMADSRYVMNPSPIPRYDNPKLNQAECLYLFGAGREKKIYAVPPHTKVESLAFEDHPFRQEDMSGRKCRLCGAENVYFDEIFDAKTGERFYQCSDTGYCLKRRNAQEQMEREDRI; encoded by the coding sequence ATGGAAAAAATGACTGATAAAAACGATTACAATTTTGCCTTTTTGGATGAAGGCTCAAAAAGAGAGATTAGACGTTCCATTTTGCATGCGATTGCAATTCCCGGCTATCAGGTGCCCTTTGGTTCGCGTGAGCTTCCCATTGGGAGGGGCTGGGGAACTGGCGGAATTCAGCTTACGATGTCTTTGATTGGCCCCAATGATACGCTGAAGGTGATTGACCAGGGCAATGATGACAGTGTCAATGCGGTCAGCATCAAACGGCTGATTGGCGCCACCACCGGCGTGAAAACCACTACGGACTCGGCAGAGGCAAATATTATTCAGTCGCGCCACCGTATTCCGGAGGAACCGCTTCGGGAGGATCAGGTGTTGGTGCTGCAGGTTCCCACACCGGAACCGCTGCGAAGCGTAGACGCACACGAAGCGGTGACAAGGCAGCTTCATGCAGATGCGGAATATACGGGTATCTGGGTCAATTTATTTGAACAGCTTCTCATGCGCGGTTCCGCTTTTCGCGGGGCGGATCATCCGGTTATGGCAGACAGCCGCTATGTGATGAATCCAAGCCCGATTCCCCGTTACGATAACCCAAAGCTGAATCAGGCGGAGTGCCTATATCTGTTTGGCGCCGGGCGGGAAAAGAAAATTTATGCTGTACCGCCGCATACCAAGGTAGAATCCCTTGCATTTGAGGATCATCCTTTCCGGCAGGAGGATATGTCCGGGCGAAAGTGCCGGCTGTGCGGCGCAGAAAACGTATATTTTGATGAAATATTCGATGCGAAAACCGGGGAACGCTTTTATCAGTGTTCGGATACCGGATATTGCTTAAAACGGCGCAACGCACAGGAGCAAATGGAGAGGGAGGACCGTATATGA
- a CDS encoding carbon-phosphorus lyase complex subunit PhnI produces the protein MGYVAVTGGQEAIDASIELLKEYRSVGDMPVEIGVIRDRMGLLIDRIMSEAGFYAPDYAALALKQCEGSPEEAVFLLRAYRSTLSRNYTSRTVRGEEMHIRRRISSAFKDIPGGQILGPTYDYVHRLLNFNLADEAEAELKAWCKEFEEKTQKAEPAELSDQAPRVLDLLREEGLLEEVEEDHTEPCDVTMENLPLPAPRSAILQTLTRADTGFVSGLAYSDIRGFGMSHPTIGELRYGSLEIIVDYPLEEGEGWYVGDIFITEVEGLMGTRPGKEGIGVGYGCVIGRNDTKAIAMSVLDRALTLDLDSPTSDMEFVLLHGDCLEMNGFISHLKLPHYVTFQSKLDGLRNRKRSLEDGKND, from the coding sequence ATGGGATATGTAGCGGTTACCGGCGGTCAGGAGGCAATTGACGCTTCTATTGAGCTGCTGAAAGAATATCGTTCTGTTGGAGATATGCCGGTCGAAATCGGTGTAATACGGGACCGCATGGGGCTTTTAATTGACCGAATTATGTCGGAAGCAGGTTTTTATGCACCGGATTACGCTGCGCTGGCGCTCAAGCAGTGTGAGGGCAGTCCGGAGGAAGCCGTATTTTTATTGCGTGCATACCGAAGCACACTTTCGAGAAACTATACGTCCCGGACGGTGCGCGGCGAAGAGATGCATATACGCCGTCGCATCAGTTCTGCTTTTAAAGATATTCCCGGCGGACAAATACTCGGTCCTACCTACGATTATGTACATAGGCTTTTGAATTTCAATTTGGCGGATGAAGCGGAAGCGGAGCTAAAAGCATGGTGTAAAGAATTTGAAGAAAAAACACAAAAGGCTGAACCGGCTGAGCTTTCAGACCAAGCGCCGCGCGTACTGGATCTTTTGCGTGAGGAGGGCCTGCTGGAAGAAGTTGAGGAGGACCACACAGAACCCTGCGACGTTACAATGGAAAACCTTCCTCTGCCTGCGCCGCGCAGCGCGATTTTGCAAACGCTGACGCGCGCAGATACGGGCTTTGTTTCAGGATTGGCATATAGCGATATCCGTGGATTTGGAATGTCGCATCCAACGATTGGCGAACTGCGCTACGGCAGTCTGGAGATTATCGTTGATTATCCTCTGGAGGAAGGCGAAGGGTGGTATGTCGGAGACATTTTTATCACTGAGGTAGAGGGCCTGATGGGTACCCGCCCGGGAAAAGAGGGCATTGGTGTGGGATATGGCTGCGTTATTGGCCGCAATGATACCAAGGCGATTGCAATGTCTGTATTGGACCGTGCGCTGACATTAGATCTGGACAGCCCGACGAGCGATATGGAATTTGTGCTGCTGCATGGAGATTGCCTCGAAATGAACGGTTTTATCTCTCATTTGAAATTACCGCATTATGTTACGTTCCAGTCCAAACTGGATGGGTTAAGAAATCGGAAAAGGAGCCTTGAAGATGGAAAAAATGACTGA
- the phnH gene encoding phosphonate C-P lyase system protein PhnH, producing MITENQFDMVFDCQQVFKALMNALARPGKIFSISENAEKIGEKNAPLIAAGLTLLDNWKKFFVCDAPQLQEKLHEMSYGQPGTVAEADYIFMPKESTSLSVCRQILSQAKIGTLAEPHKSAAVFVMTDSLEGGEERELSGPGIDGTIRITLPDEGRMWIEERQKMEFEFPCGLELYFVTPQGDLMGVPRKTRIGGVSKWDM from the coding sequence ATGATAACAGAAAACCAATTTGACATGGTGTTTGACTGCCAGCAGGTTTTTAAAGCGTTAATGAATGCGCTGGCCCGGCCAGGAAAAATTTTTTCTATTTCAGAAAATGCAGAAAAGATAGGAGAAAAAAATGCTCCTTTAATAGCGGCTGGTCTTACCCTGTTGGATAACTGGAAGAAATTCTTTGTGTGTGATGCGCCGCAGCTGCAGGAGAAACTGCATGAAATGAGCTATGGGCAACCTGGGACAGTGGCAGAAGCGGACTATATCTTTATGCCGAAAGAAAGTACAAGCCTGTCTGTTTGCCGTCAGATCTTGTCTCAGGCCAAGATTGGAACGCTGGCAGAACCCCATAAAAGCGCGGCCGTTTTTGTTATGACAGATAGTTTGGAAGGCGGAGAAGAGAGGGAACTGAGCGGCCCAGGCATAGATGGAACGATTCGAATTACCCTGCCGGATGAAGGACGGATGTGGATTGAGGAACGTCAGAAAATGGAGTTTGAGTTTCCGTGCGGCTTAGAACTTTATTTTGTCACCCCACAGGGAGATTTGATGGGTGTGCCCAGAAAAACAAGAATAGGAGGGGTTAGCAAATGGGATATGTAG
- the phnG gene encoding phosphonate C-P lyase system protein PhnG has protein sequence METIRLSKILGKCSKETIASLAEPIMQRYPVTVIRKPSKTLVMVRMQETVAKAEFYLGEMLACEALVELEGKKGFALMAGDDTQKVLCAAVLDAVCKTDLPERAKVLEALKAEEQVIAEKQVREIQKHAASKVQFNTLDVDY, from the coding sequence ATGGAAACGATAAGACTGTCAAAAATTTTAGGAAAATGTTCCAAGGAAACCATTGCGTCTTTGGCGGAGCCGATTATGCAGCGGTATCCTGTTACCGTAATCCGGAAGCCTTCCAAGACTTTGGTAATGGTTCGTATGCAGGAAACCGTGGCAAAAGCGGAATTTTATCTGGGTGAGATGCTGGCCTGTGAAGCATTGGTTGAGCTGGAAGGGAAAAAAGGATTTGCGCTTATGGCGGGTGATGATACGCAAAAAGTCCTTTGCGCTGCCGTATTGGATGCAGTATGTAAAACGGACCTGCCTGAGAGAGCAAAAGTACTGGAAGCACTCAAGGCCGAGGAACAGGTGATTGCTGAAAAGCAGGTACGGGAGATTCAAAAACATGCCGCTTCCAAGGTTCAATTTAACACGCTTGACGTGGATTATTAA
- a CDS encoding PhnE/PtxC family ABC transporter permease yields the protein MTEMTGVLKQRGVAPPSSAACREEDGLLRDKKGHIRTKDPMRDRTLKYFLIIFAILGVASLFIMNLDWAQLWDGVMHIPEAVGKLAKIDFSALQITLTSLLESIGVTILATVYSMVGGMFLAVFLAKNLAPFRWLSVILSAVLTFLRAIPSIIWVLLVLICVGFGPSAGIIGICIFSTSFFARSFAQCFEEVPEETLEALHAMGAGRIKVFFSAVLPSAFTSILAWTSISFENNFGASAVLGTVGAGGIGYVISNCMTRYAYGQAVVAIVIVLAFTYIMELAFTAVKERNGKIK from the coding sequence ATGACGGAGATGACTGGAGTTCTAAAACAACGAGGGGTGGCACCGCCATCTTCGGCGGCCTGCCGCGAGGAAGACGGGCTGCTTCGGGATAAAAAAGGCCATATTCGCACCAAAGACCCAATGCGCGACAGGACTTTAAAATATTTTTTAATTATTTTCGCAATATTGGGTGTTGCATCGCTGTTTATTATGAATCTTGACTGGGCACAGTTGTGGGACGGCGTAATGCACATTCCGGAAGCGGTAGGCAAACTTGCAAAAATTGATTTTAGCGCGCTGCAAATCACGCTGACATCTTTACTGGAATCGATTGGCGTTACGATTTTAGCTACGGTGTATAGCATGGTTGGCGGGATGTTTCTGGCTGTATTTTTGGCAAAAAATCTTGCTCCATTTCGGTGGCTGTCTGTAATTCTTTCTGCTGTTTTAACTTTTCTAAGAGCCATTCCTTCTATTATCTGGGTTTTGCTGGTGCTGATCTGCGTGGGATTTGGTCCTTCGGCCGGTATTATCGGCATCTGCATTTTCAGCACATCATTTTTTGCGCGTTCGTTTGCGCAATGTTTTGAGGAAGTACCGGAAGAAACCTTGGAGGCATTGCACGCAATGGGTGCAGGACGAATTAAGGTTTTCTTCAGCGCGGTGCTTCCGTCGGCATTTACCAGCATACTGGCATGGACGTCAATCAGCTTTGAAAATAACTTTGGCGCTTCTGCCGTGCTGGGTACGGTAGGCGCAGGCGGAATTGGTTATGTTATTTCCAACTGCATGACGCGATATGCGTATGGACAGGCGGTTGTTGCAATTGTCATAGTGCTGGCATTTACGTACATCATGGAGTTGGCCTTTACTGCTGTAAAGGAGAGAAATGGAAAAATTAAATAG
- the phnE gene encoding phosphonate ABC transporter, permease protein PhnE yields MHKKQEKIALVPKKEKRATLAAFLAVTILFLAATIQTQYQPFEFLIKMENFWLFIFKDLLPPKISDFSTIAQGLLQTICMAIAASLFSAIISLILAFLGSNTTAPWKGMKKIIRFLASIQRNIPSMIWTFILIMAFGIGNVVGVLALFITTCGFLIRSFIETIDEVGNESLEALQSVGACRLSVITQVIIPGSLPGFISWLLYSLEVNIRSSTLVGAVGGGGIGLIMMGYIKQFRYHSAMGVILLIAAVVILVDMLTNYLRKKVLA; encoded by the coding sequence ATGCATAAGAAGCAGGAAAAGATTGCCCTCGTTCCTAAAAAAGAGAAGCGGGCAACGCTGGCTGCCTTTTTGGCGGTTACAATTCTGTTTTTGGCCGCCACAATACAGACACAGTATCAGCCTTTTGAATTTTTAATCAAAATGGAAAATTTTTGGCTGTTTATTTTTAAAGATTTGCTTCCGCCGAAAATCAGCGATTTCAGCACAATCGCACAGGGGCTGCTGCAAACCATTTGTATGGCAATCGCAGCAAGCTTATTTTCGGCAATTATATCTTTGATACTTGCTTTTTTAGGTTCCAATACGACCGCGCCATGGAAAGGCATGAAAAAAATAATCCGTTTTTTGGCATCCATACAGCGGAATATCCCCAGCATGATCTGGACCTTTATTTTGATCATGGCATTTGGAATCGGAAATGTAGTCGGTGTGCTTGCGCTTTTTATTACAACCTGCGGTTTTCTGATTCGGTCTTTTATCGAAACGATTGACGAAGTTGGGAACGAGAGCCTGGAGGCGTTGCAGTCTGTGGGGGCATGCCGGCTTTCTGTTATCACACAGGTGATTATTCCAGGTTCTTTGCCGGGATTTATATCGTGGCTGCTCTATTCCCTTGAAGTAAATATCCGTTCTTCCACGCTGGTCGGCGCGGTTGGCGGCGGCGGAATTGGACTGATTATGATGGGGTATATCAAACAGTTTCGATATCACTCTGCAATGGGCGTAATCTTGCTGATTGCAGCAGTTGTTATTTTAGTTGATATGCTGACGAACTATTTGAGAAAGAAGGTACTTGCATGA
- the phnC gene encoding phosphonate ABC transporter ATP-binding protein has protein sequence MEHILELVHLKKYYGQTKAVEDVSFHVDAGEVVAIIGPSGAGKSTVLRCINRMIEPTGGSILFDGQDMAKLQKEKELKTARRKIGMIFQSFNLVYRLSVFQNVLHGRLGYMSAPNAVMGRYSEEDKHKAVQLLNMIGLKDMIYKKAGELSGGQKQRVGIARALMQDPTLLLCDEPIASLDPSSSRVIMNQIQEMAKTRNIACIVNLHQVDVAMAYADRIIGIHQGRIVFDDVPDKLTASMIETIYDAPIDKLTIGLEEGVALHA, from the coding sequence ATGGAACATATACTGGAACTTGTGCATTTAAAAAAATATTATGGGCAGACAAAAGCGGTTGAAGATGTGAGCTTTCATGTAGATGCCGGTGAGGTAGTTGCAATTATCGGACCGTCAGGCGCGGGAAAATCCACGGTTTTGCGTTGTATCAACCGCATGATTGAACCGACCGGCGGCAGCATTCTTTTTGACGGACAGGATATGGCCAAGCTCCAAAAGGAAAAGGAGCTAAAGACGGCACGGCGGAAAATTGGAATGATTTTTCAATCATTTAATTTGGTATACCGTTTATCTGTATTTCAAAATGTTCTGCACGGCCGCCTGGGATATATGTCTGCGCCGAATGCGGTGATGGGACGTTATTCGGAGGAAGACAAGCACAAAGCCGTACAGCTTTTAAATATGATTGGTTTAAAAGATATGATTTATAAAAAAGCCGGGGAGCTTTCCGGCGGACAGAAGCAAAGAGTGGGCATTGCACGCGCCCTGATGCAGGACCCGACGCTTCTTCTCTGCGATGAACCAATTGCGTCGTTAGACCCCAGTTCTTCCCGCGTCATTATGAACCAAATTCAAGAAATGGCGAAAACAAGAAACATTGCATGCATTGTCAATCTGCATCAAGTGGATGTTGCAATGGCATATGCCGACCGAATTATAGGGATTCATCAGGGACGCATTGTATTCGATGATGTCCCCGATAAATTGACAGCCTCCATGATTGAAACCATTTATGATGCGCCAATTGATAAGCTTACCATTGGACTGGAGGAAGGGGTGGCCTTGCATGCATAA
- a CDS encoding phosphate/phosphite/phosphonate ABC transporter substrate-binding protein → MRKRGKLSMRARKMMAAGLVFILAVMMTAGCTSQKTANVNPSGENNYGLDKFVMVMIPGEDSEKSVKLEDNLAADMTAALGIPCTVYRATDYSAAVEAMRTGNAQMAEYGPFSYVTARERAGAEAIAVRGTKDGVSGYTSQIVVRADSDIETLKDLQGKTFAFVDPESTSGNIIPTDEILTAMPELNLTFDDLHTDGKFFKSAMYAGTHPGAMQAVAQGNVDAAAVASTTLENQIAAGNIKAEDLKIIYESPVIPSDPIAIKKDLPQEFKDKVKAFLFSYDDAEFFNDEAGKEPERFIEIKDSDYDYLQSLKEKYKLND, encoded by the coding sequence ATGAGAAAGCGAGGAAAATTAAGTATGAGAGCAAGAAAAATGATGGCGGCAGGACTGGTGTTTATACTGGCCGTGATGATGACGGCGGGCTGCACTTCTCAAAAGACGGCTAACGTGAATCCTTCCGGCGAGAATAACTATGGCCTGGACAAGTTTGTAATGGTAATGATACCGGGTGAAGATTCAGAAAAGAGCGTTAAACTTGAAGACAATTTGGCAGCAGATATGACTGCGGCGCTTGGGATTCCCTGCACGGTCTACCGTGCGACAGATTACAGCGCAGCGGTAGAAGCGATGCGCACAGGAAATGCGCAGATGGCAGAATACGGTCCGTTTTCCTATGTAACAGCAAGGGAAAGAGCCGGTGCGGAAGCAATAGCAGTACGCGGTACGAAAGATGGGGTAAGCGGGTACACTTCTCAAATTGTGGTAAGGGCAGACAGCGATATTGAAACGCTGAAGGATTTACAGGGAAAGACCTTTGCGTTTGTAGATCCGGAATCCACCTCGGGCAATATCATTCCAACGGATGAGATATTAACTGCTATGCCGGAACTTAACCTGACGTTTGATGACCTGCACACAGATGGAAAATTCTTTAAGTCTGCGATGTATGCAGGCACCCATCCCGGCGCGATGCAGGCGGTTGCCCAAGGAAATGTAGACGCTGCGGCCGTTGCTTCCACTACCCTGGAAAATCAGATTGCGGCTGGAAACATCAAAGCTGAAGATTTGAAAATTATTTATGAATCCCCTGTGATTCCCAGTGATCCGATTGCGATTAAAAAGGATTTACCACAGGAATTTAAGGATAAGGTAAAAGCATTTTTGTTCAGTTATGATGACGCAGAGTTTTTCAATGACGAAGCAGGGAAAGAGCCGGAACGCTTCATCGAAATAAAAGACAGTGATTACGATTACCTGCAAAGCCTGAAAGAGAAATACAAACTCAACGATTAA
- a CDS encoding DUF3990 domain-containing protein, producing the protein MTEKEYDIIYGLVANDDVYTIFTLYQAGVLTKEQTLNCFVETIGLAKQQKEKRSMKNSKIE; encoded by the coding sequence GTGACAGAAAAGGAGTACGACATAATTTACGGCCTGGTTGCAAATGATGATGTATATACGATTTTTACGCTTTATCAGGCGGGTGTACTTACGAAAGAGCAGACCCTTAATTGCTTTGTGGAGACAATCGGGCTTGCAAAGCAGCAGAAAGAAAAGCGTAGCATGAAGAATAGCAAAATAGAATGA
- a CDS encoding YkvI family membrane protein produces the protein MIKSMIHILSIALIYCGTVFGAGFASGQEIVSFFSSHFLWGVVLSVFVGFLFSFFGYAVCSKAKEFGLNSAKEYFGFLFPKAVSGLLHFICMAFLVVSFCIMIAGCGTLFKEQFSLRPMIGSLFSLVICYKIIKNRVGGLARFNAVITPFMFLGVVALCCVVLTRTDVDFSLLEQGRPHKAAFSGALYLSYNLVSAAAVLAPSAAIAKSKRQAGLGGALGGILVAVPLVLLSLVLTLFPAFHTEQLPFFALICAMHPKLKLACAGLLYCAMLTTAASSGVSVLARVKPKFTGKYAAVLCAAAFAASFVPFDVLVKTMYSAFGVCGLVLILGIVKSILRKQ, from the coding sequence TTGATAAAAAGTATGATACATATTTTATCCATTGCACTAATTTATTGCGGCACGGTTTTCGGCGCGGGTTTTGCCTCCGGACAGGAGATTGTAAGCTTCTTTTCGTCCCATTTTTTGTGGGGCGTGGTTCTGTCGGTTTTTGTCGGTTTTCTGTTTTCTTTTTTCGGATATGCGGTTTGTTCCAAAGCCAAAGAATTTGGGTTAAACAGCGCAAAAGAATATTTCGGTTTTCTGTTTCCAAAAGCGGTGTCCGGCCTTTTGCATTTCATTTGCATGGCGTTTTTGGTAGTATCTTTCTGCATAATGATTGCCGGCTGCGGAACACTATTTAAAGAACAGTTCTCGCTTCGGCCCATGATTGGCTCTTTGTTTTCTCTGGTAATTTGCTATAAAATTATTAAAAACAGAGTGGGCGGCCTGGCGCGGTTTAACGCGGTGATTACGCCGTTTATGTTTTTGGGCGTGGTGGCGCTGTGCTGTGTGGTGCTGACCCGCACAGACGTGGATTTTTCCCTTTTGGAGCAGGGAAGGCCGCATAAGGCCGCTTTTTCCGGCGCGCTTTATTTAAGCTATAACTTGGTGTCTGCCGCGGCGGTTTTGGCGCCCAGCGCGGCCATTGCAAAGTCGAAGCGCCAGGCGGGGCTGGGCGGCGCTTTGGGCGGCATTTTGGTGGCTGTGCCCCTTGTGCTGCTGTCTTTGGTTTTAACACTGTTTCCTGCGTTTCACACCGAACAGCTCCCCTTTTTTGCGCTGATTTGCGCTATGCATCCAAAACTGAAGCTGGCCTGCGCCGGCTTGCTTTACTGTGCCATGCTCACCACCGCCGCTTCTTCCGGTGTTTCGGTGCTGGCGCGGGTGAAACCGAAATTCACCGGAAAATATGCAGCTGTTCTCTGTGCCGCAGCTTTTGCCGCCTCGTTTGTGCCCTTTGACGTTTTGGTGAAGACCATGTATTCCGCTTTTGGGGTTTGCGGTTTGGTTTTAATTTTGGGAATTGTAAAATCAATTTTGAGAAAACAATAG
- a CDS encoding Fe-S-containing hydro-lyase, with amino-acid sequence MNIHLPFTKDVIKTLKAGDNISVSGVMFTARDAAHKRMAEALAAGKPLPFDLTGQTIYYAGPCPAKPGRVIGSCGPTTSCRMDQFAPALLDLGLLAMVGKGDRSDAVADAIKRNGAVYLAAIGGAGALYANAIKQADVIAYEDLGPESVKRLVVENMPLTVVIDCFGNNLYRRAS; translated from the coding sequence GTGAATATTCATCTGCCATTTACAAAGGATGTCATTAAAACCCTGAAAGCCGGGGATAATATCTCAGTGAGCGGCGTAATGTTCACCGCCCGGGACGCGGCACACAAGCGCATGGCAGAGGCGCTGGCTGCGGGCAAACCCCTTCCGTTCGATTTGACCGGCCAAACCATTTATTACGCCGGCCCGTGCCCGGCAAAGCCCGGCAGGGTGATCGGCTCCTGCGGACCCACCACCAGCTGCCGCATGGACCAGTTTGCCCCCGCCCTGCTTGATTTGGGGCTGCTTGCCATGGTCGGCAAGGGCGACAGAAGCGACGCGGTGGCCGACGCAATCAAACGAAACGGCGCGGTTTACCTGGCGGCAATCGGCGGCGCAGGCGCTTTATATGCCAACGCCATCAAACAGGCGGACGTAATCGCATATGAGGACTTGGGCCCCGAATCCGTGAAACGGCTGGTGGTTGAGAACATGCCGCTGACCGTGGTGATCGACTGTTTCGGCAACAACCTTTATCGCAGAGCCTCATAA
- a CDS encoding DUF1858 domain-containing protein encodes MAKQVTKDTIIVDVLKLNPDTAQFFFEIGMHCLGCPSASGESIAQACAVHGEDADALVERINAFLADNE; translated from the coding sequence ATGGCAAAACAAGTAACGAAAGACACAATCATTGTTGATGTGTTAAAATTAAATCCAGACACAGCGCAGTTCTTCTTTGAAATTGGAATGCACTGCCTGGGCTGCCCGTCGGCAAGCGGCGAATCAATCGCCCAGGCCTGCGCGGTTCACGGTGAGGACGCAGACGCGCTGGTTGAGCGCATTAACGCGTTTTTGGCAGATAACGAATAA
- a CDS encoding DUF3794 and LysM peptidoglycan-binding domain-containing protein: protein MEIKKENINLTERNVKLNSNVMVEGDIIVPDIKPDIREILLADANVVTQSSEYRGGKLYVSGNVFFKILYRPDSEGEGCELKSLDASFEFSDSVDIPSGEDLTFFVCASTEHIGFTLVNSRKLSMKVIAALGINGYRERSFAPVTSVTGDDVQCREKRFNIYMPVADEQSDITVSDFLTVPADMPDIDEILKVDAWASGGDCKIMNGKVMVKGTLHLKTLYTAAQDGYTTELVCHEIPFTEIVEAEGVDENCAAGVIFSVKDVLASAKGDINGDTKIISAEILVNARVKASKTVQETICDDCYAIHGAMETETEKMELLEYVASENTEFTETQSVEMPKNVKMKNVINVTAKPILRETCVEDGALHMRGTLVSFLLYREEKEDGQIKCAVTETDFDWQKNVPGQGLIADCDLWVEDIAATKLSADEAEVKATMGLNAKVLKKSEIDIITGCTAVETDEAEENRPSLVIYFTEDGDTLWDVAKKYGTTVEKIQSANGIETDRFSSGKKILIPRAC, encoded by the coding sequence ATGGAAATAAAAAAGGAAAACATAAATTTAACCGAGAGAAACGTGAAGCTGAACTCCAACGTTATGGTGGAGGGCGATATCATTGTGCCCGACATTAAGCCCGACATTCGCGAGATTTTGCTGGCGGACGCAAACGTGGTGACGCAGTCGTCTGAATATCGCGGCGGAAAGCTTTATGTTTCCGGGAATGTGTTTTTCAAGATTTTATACCGTCCGGATTCTGAGGGAGAGGGCTGCGAATTAAAATCGCTGGACGCATCTTTCGAATTTTCCGACAGCGTGGACATTCCCTCCGGAGAGGATTTAACGTTTTTTGTCTGCGCCTCAACCGAGCACATTGGATTTACCCTTGTGAACTCCAGAAAGCTGTCTATGAAGGTGATTGCAGCTTTGGGGATTAACGGATACCGGGAGCGCAGCTTTGCGCCTGTTACGTCTGTAACAGGCGACGATGTGCAGTGCCGCGAAAAGCGGTTTAACATTTACATGCCGGTGGCAGACGAGCAGTCGGACATTACCGTTTCCGACTTTTTAACCGTGCCTGCCGACATGCCGGACATTGACGAAATTTTAAAGGTGGACGCATGGGCCTCAGGGGGCGACTGCAAAATTATGAACGGCAAGGTGATGGTGAAGGGCACGCTCCACTTAAAAACCCTTTATACTGCCGCTCAGGACGGCTACACCACAGAGCTGGTGTGCCATGAAATTCCGTTTACAGAAATTGTGGAGGCCGAAGGAGTGGACGAAAACTGTGCCGCAGGCGTAATCTTCTCTGTGAAGGACGTTTTGGCCAGCGCCAAGGGCGACATTAACGGCGACACAAAAATTATCAGCGCGGAGATTTTAGTAAACGCCAGGGTGAAAGCTTCAAAAACCGTGCAGGAGACCATTTGTGACGACTGCTACGCAATTCACGGCGCAATGGAAACGGAAACCGAAAAAATGGAACTGTTAGAATATGTTGCCTCAGAAAACACTGAATTTACGGAAACACAGTCGGTGGAGATGCCCAAAAACGTGAAGATGAAAAATGTGATAAACGTAACCGCAAAACCCATTTTGCGGGAGACCTGCGTGGAAGACGGCGCTCTTCACATGCGCGGCACGCTGGTTTCTTTCCTGTTATACCGGGAGGAGAAAGAGGACGGACAGATTAAATGCGCCGTGACGGAAACCGATTTCGACTGGCAGAAGAACGTTCCCGGCCAAGGGCTTATCGCCGACTGCGACCTTTGGGTGGAAGACATAGCGGCAACGAAGCTCAGCGCAGACGAAGCGGAAGTGAAAGCCACCATGGGGCTGAACGCAAAGGTTTTGAAAAAAAGTGAAATTGACATTATTACCGGATGCACCGCGGTGGAAACAGACGAAGCGGAGGAAAACCGCCCCAGCCTGGTAATTTATTTCACCGAAGACGGCGACACCTTGTGGGACGTTGCCAAGAAATATGGCACCACGGTGGAGAAAATTCAGTCTGCCAACGGCATTGAAACAGACCGGTTCAGCAGCGGAAAGAAGATTTTAATTCCCCGGGCCTGCTGA